The DNA window GCTATGACTTTATTCGAAGTCGCTCACTATGTACCAGAAAAACCCATGTACGAACAGGGTATGATCTTAATCCCTCACCTAGCTACCTTAGGCTGGGGAGTAGGTCCCGGTGGTGAAGTTATCAATACCTACCCCTACTTCGTCGTTGGTGTTCTTCACCTAATTTCTTCCGCCGTATTAGGTTTAGGTGGTATTTATCACGCTATCCGTGGTCCAGAAACCTTAGAAGAATACTCAAGCTTCTTCGGTTACGACTGGAAAGATAAAAACCAAATGACCAATATCATTGGATATCACCTAATTTTATTGGGCTGTGGAGCACTACTACTAGTGTTCAAAGCCATGTTTTTCGGTGGTGTATATGATACTTGGGCTCCCGGTGGTGGTGACGTTAGAGTCATTACCAATCCTACTCTGAACCCCGCGACTATCTTCGGTTATCTGGTCAAAGCACCTTTTGGTGGTGAAGGCTGGATTGTCGGCGTTAGTAACATGGAAGATATCATTGGTGGTCATATTTGGATTGGTCTGATCTGTATCGCAGGTGGTATTTGGCACATTTTAACCAGACCTTTCGGTTGGGCACGTCGTGCTTTAATCTGGTCGGGTGAAGCATATTTATCCTACAGTTTGGGCGCGCTCTCTCTGATGGGTCTTATTGCTTCTATGTATGTTTGGTTCAATAACACCGCTTACCCCAGCGAGTTTTATGGACCTACTAACGCTGAATCTTCTCAAGCTCAATCTTTTATCTTCTTGGTACGTGACCAAAAATTAGGAGCTAACATCGCTTCTTCTCAAGGTCCTACCGGTCTAGGTAAATATCTCATGCGCTCTCCCACTGGTGAAATCATCTTCGGTGGTGAAACGATGCGCTTCTGGGACTTCCGTGGTCCTTGGTTAGAGCCTCTACGTGGACCCAATGGTCTCGACCTAGATAAACTCAGAAATGACGTTCAGCCTTGGCAAATTCGTCGCGCTTCTGAGTACATGACCCACGCTCCTAATGGTTCCATTAACTCTGTTGGTGGTATTATTACTGAGCCTAACTCTTTTAACTTCGTTAACCTACGTCAGTGGTTAGCTGGTTCTCACTTTATCCTAGGTTTCTTCTTCCTAATTGGTCACCTTTGGCACGCAGGTCGCGCTCGCGCTGCTGTGGCTGGTTTTGAAAAAGGTATCAACCGTAAGACTGAACCTGTACTATCTATGCCTGAACTAGACTAGTTAACTGTAGTTAGTAATTTTTAAAGCCCCTACATTACGTGGGGGTTTAATTTTTGTTAAGCAAAAATGCAGATAAGGGTTTATTATATCTTTGTTAATTTTAAATGAATCAAGCAATGAAGCAACGCGGAGTAACAGTCTGGTTTACAGGTCTAAGTGGCGCTGGAAAAACTACTATAACCACTGCAGTGGCTGAGCTATTAAAAGAGAAAGGCTATGGTTTTGAGATTCTAGATGGTGATATCGTGCGCGAAAATCTCACCAAAGGTTTAGGATTTAGCAAAGAGGATCGCGATACAAATATACGCCGCATCGGTTTTGTCTCTCATTTGTTAACTCGTAATGGTGTGATCGTCCTAGTTTCTGCTATTTCTCCCTATCGTGAGATTCGCGAAGAAGTGCGCGGTACAATTGGCGACTTTGTAGAAATTTTTGTCAATGCTCCTTTGAACGTTTGTGAAGATCGAGACGTTAAAGGCTTGTACAAGCGCGCGAGAGCTGGAGAAATCAAGTCTTTTACGGGTATTGACGATCCCTATGAACCACCGTTGAATCCAGAAGTAGAGTGCAGAACGGACTTAGAAGAGCTGTCGGAAAGCGTTAACAAGGTTTTTGCTAAACTCCAAGAGTTGGGCTACATTCAAGAGCAAATTGCTGTTTCAGTCTAAGTTAACCATAACCCCAGAGACCTTAGAAAGGAGGAAAATAAGTGTTTTCAGAGTTTAGTATTAATAATCCTTGGTTGATTGGCGCTGGAGTTAATAGTTTTTTACTGGCGATCGCTCTAATCACACCCAAGAAATTACTTACCCTCGCTGGTTTAGCCAACGCTTGGTTATTAGGAGTAATCATCTGGGCTACTCTGGGGTTACCGGGTTACGTCGTAGTCATGTTTTACTTTTTGGTAGGTTCTGGGGTAACTAGAATAGGTATGGCTCAAAAGGAAGCCGAGGGAATCGCCGAAAAGCGTTCCGGTGCTAGAGGTCCAGAAAATGTTTGGGGTTCAGCTTTAGTTGGGGCTATTTGTGCTTTAGCTACCCTCTGGTTAGAAGCGGATTGGCTATTACTCCTTGGTTATGTGGCTAGCTTTAGTACTAAGCTCTCAGATACTACCGCTAGTGAGATTGGCAAAGCCTATGGTCAAAGAACGTTTCTGATTACCACTCTCCAATGCGTCCCCCGGGGAACAGAGGGAGCTGTCAGTCTGGAGGGAACTTTAGCAGGAATCGTCGCTTCCGCAGTAATAGCGCTGGTAGGTTGGGGTGTGGGTTTAATTACGCCTATGGGGATTATTTATTGCGTGATTGCGGCTTTTGTCGCTACGACCCTAGAGAGTTTAATTGGTGCTACTGTACAATCTAAATTTACTTGGCTTACTAATGAATTGGTGAATGTCATTAATACCTTCTTAGGGGCGGCGATCGCTATCTTTTTGGTCTATGTCAACGGATAATCATCCACTGGTGCAATTGAGAGCCGCTAAAATACCCTTTATTGGGAACATAGCGGTTCACTATTGGCTGGTTACATGGCACAATCAAAGCGTTGATCGCTGGGAAGTGTGGCAAAGAGCCCACCGCTGTCAACATAGTTGGGGTCATTTGCATCGTAATCTTATGTACTATGCTCAAGGGGTGGGTAACGGCGCTAGTTGGGTTGAAGCCGAATGGCAAGGAATGGAAGCAGATTTATTAATAGCTACGATTATCAATAGTCCTGATAGCTACCCCTACAAATACTTATATCGCTATTGGCCTGGACCTAATAGTAATACTTATGTGCAGTGGATTTTAAACCAAGCACAGACTCAATATTCACTCAGCTCTCTAGGTATAGGCAAAGATTATTAAGGCTATCTTTTTTGTCATTCGCTTTTTAGATAATTGTGATCAGGGGAGTGGAAACGATCTTTTGAATATTTTCCTAGAATTGACTTAAGCTTAAATTAAGGAGGGAAAATATTTGAGATTAGAAAACGCTTAAATTTCTCGCTAATGCTGACACGGTTACTAAAATGAATACAAAATTAGTTGAATATCTCGTACAAATTATTCAATCCCTTTCTGAAGAAGAAAGATTGCTCTTAGACAAGGAATTAGTGGCACATCTTCCTAATTTCTCAGACCATGAAATTACAACAGATGTTGATAAACTAGCACAAGCTTTAGCGGAATTGCGACGAATTTGCACTGAAGAAAACTATACCCTAGAAATTCTCCCTCGCCAAGATCGCTCTAATTCTTTTGCAGAAAGCTTAAATGAAATTCCTGTGTGATACTAACATTATCAAAGACCTTTTGTTTTTAACCATTCTGGGTTGTAGAGTCGAGATTGATAACGCGCACCTCCATCGCAGAGGACGGTGACAATTGTGTGACCCGGACCCATCTCTTTAGCTAAAGCTATCGCTGCACCCACATTAATACCAACCGAACCTCCCATTAATAATCCATCTTGACGCAGTAACTGATAAATTACCCTGATCGCTTCGGGGTCATCTACTTGAATCGCGTCATCTATGGGTACTCCTTCCATATTGGCAGTAATGCGACTGTTCCCAATACCTTCGGTGATGGAATTGCCCTGAATCGTAATCTTTCCGGTTTTCACGTAACTATATAAACCACTTCCGAGAGGATCAGCTACCACACACTTAATCTCGGGATTTTTCTCTTTAAGAAATAAAGCAACTCCTGCAAAAGTACCCCCTGTACCGGTAGATGCTACCCAAGCGTCTATTTTTCCCCCGGTTTGTTGCCAAATTTCTGGTCCAGTGGTTTCATAATGGGCTTGACGATTAGCTAAATTATCAAATTGATTAGCCCAGATAGCGTTTTCCATTTCGGAGGCGATGCGCCCAGATAGTTTGACGTAGTTATTGGGATCTTTGTAGGGTACAGCGGGAACAGGACGTACTTCTGCGCCCAATAGCCTGAGAGTATCCATTTTCTCTTGGGATTGAGTATCTGGGATAATAATTAGACACTTATACCCTTTTGCATTACAAATATGTGCTAAACCGATACCCGTATTACCCGCGGTTCCTTCTACCACGGTACCACCTGGTTTGAGTATACCCTGAGCTTCGGCGTCTTGAATAATATATAAAGCGGCGCGATCTTTGACGGAACCCCCGGGATTAAGAAATTCTGCTTTACCCAAAATCTCGCAGCCCGTTGCTTCGCTGAAGCTTTTTAAGCGAATTAGGGGAGTATTCCCCACTGTACCTACAAAACCGTCTTTAATATCCATAATTATCATTTTTATCAGTTAAACATTGATATTGCTTTTCAGTTATACGTCCTGCCGCGTAGAGTGTGTTACTAATCTCAGAAATGGTCATAACTGCGTAGGCTTGATAGCCTTGATCTTGTAATCTCTCTGTTACACCTCGTTCATGGTTGATAAATACGACGATATCTTGAATTATTAAACCACAGGATTGCAATTTAGCGGCTCCTTCTAGGGCGCTATTCCCAGAGATTAAGATATCATCGATTACGACTACCTTTTCTCCGGGTTGATAGTGACCTTCGATCATACGACGAGTACCGTGGGCTTTTACCTCTTTGCGGGGAAAAATCATAGGATGATGGAGCATCAATGCTAAACCGGTAGCTGTGGGTAAAGCTCCGTAGGGAATACCTGCGATGCGATCGAAGGTTAATTTTTCCACTATTTTGGCATAAGCATGGAGTACTTGATGGAATAATTGGGGTTGAGAAATAATTTTTCTTAAGTCAATGTAGTAGGAAAAAGTCGCTCCTGAAGCTTGGACAAAATCACCAAATAATAAGCAGCCAATGTCATAGAGTTGTAAGATTAACTCTTGATGAGGATGTTGTTGGAGTAGACAGACGTTTGACGTCCATAAATCGCAGTAATTATTAGTTGCAGCTCTAATTTCATTGACTTCTTGATTGAGAGTGATCACTTTTTCGCGCAGATTAGTCTCACTCAACCAGTCTTGAGGAATCGGTAAGATTAATCCTTCACCCTTTGCTGATAAACCAGTGCTTAAAATATCGCTCTTGTGGATCGCTTCTTGCCAAAAACTGCGCAATAGTAGCGTTCTTTCTGGGGCTATAGCTCTAATTTTACTAATTATTTCGGTTTGAGTCGTTCCTACTTCTAAAAATATTTGTTCTGGAGTTCCCCAGTTTTTCGCTTCTCGCACCACTTGCAGATAAAGGGGAAAAGCCGACTGTGGGTATTCCTGTAGAATAGATGCACCAGGATTGGAGGTACAACAGAGCACGAATACTCCTTTATCAGGATAAAGCAAAAAGGGTATAGCTTGATCTTGTCCTGCATAAGGACTAATGGTAACTGCGTCTACTGCCCAATCTTCAAAAATAGTCTCAGCGAAGCGACTGCTACTGTTAAGATCGCCGTGTTTAGCGTCTAAAATAACAGGGATATGTTTGGGAATGATTTGGAGAATTTCGATTAATAATTCTATGCCCTCTACGCCAAGAGCTTGGTAGAATCCTAAGGTGGGTTTATAAGCACAGACCAAATCCGAGGTTTGAGCGATCGCCTCGGTTAACCAATCTCTCAATTGAGCTTTGCTGATTTTACCCCCCTTTAAGTACTTTGGGGGAATCATTTCCGGGTTGGGATCTAAACCTATTAATAATAGGCTCTGATTGAGTGCGATCGCCTGATTTAATTTTTCAAAAAAACTCATTCTAAACAGGAAACACAGGAGATAGAGATTATCTTAGCAGTTTGTTGTTCTGTTTAAAGACTTTTCCCGATAGTTACCAGGTGTCATCCCAATAAATCTGCGAAATAGCTTAATAAAATGGCTTTGATTAGAGAAACCGACTCGTTCTCCTATTTCTGCAATCGATAACTTTTCCTTAGCTAATAACTGTTTTGCTCGTTCTATCCGTTGTTGGTTTAGATATTTGTGAGGTGGGATTCCCATCGAGCGCTTAAATAGATGACAGAAATAGTACTGACTGATGTCCAACTCTTGGGCGATCGCTTCTAGAGTCACTCCTTCTGCTAAATGTTCTTGGAGATACTCTAAAGCTTGTTTGAGTTTATTTTTAGCCAGACCTTTTTGGTAAACTTTAATTGTAGGCACAGATGTAGAATATTGTCTCAGTAAATGCGCCGCCAAAGCAACGGACATTGATTCATAGTACAAGTTTCCCCCCAGAGCATCCGACTCTAGCTCCGATTTGAGTGCTAATCCCGTTCCCAGAATAAAAGGATCTGATTGGGTAAAAGGTTGAGGAATCAGCTCACCACGCGCAGGATCTATCCATTCTTGAGCTATAGTCTTAAAAAACATTGAATCAGGAAGCAAACTGACAAAACTTACCCAATCTTTAGATACAGAGCGAATAATAGTATTTGCCGGAAAAATCCCTAATGAGCCCATTTGTTGGTCAGGTTCGTAGCATTTACCGTCTAACCATATATTCCAGGTGTTTTTGGGATATGTTTGTAAATTTACTACAATAATATTTGACTCTGAGTAATGCTCAGGTGTATCGTGACGATTGCGACAATGAAGAACATTAACCTTGTTCCAGCCTAGATGGTTGCCACTGAGTAAAGGAGGATCAGGAAAAATTTCCTTTGTCGGATTTGGTTTTGTTACTTCTATTACAATCAAGTTCTGCTTTTCAGATGGTATTAAACTCATAGGGTTACAGCAGTAAGTAGTGTGTTACCAGAGAATATAACACCAAACTGTATGTCGCTTAAACAAGTTACATCTTTTTTTAGTTCTTTAGCTGAAAAGAAAACATGAAATTAGGAGAAATTGTCAAGAAAATTCTGATTGATCCTCGTAAACTTATAGAGTATACACTTAATCTTGATAACCCTAAAGGTGCAAACAAAGCCGTTATGTTTGAGCGTCATTTGAGTTTCACAAAAGACAACTATGAACTACTTTTAGAACAAATTTACAACCAAGTCTTAGAAGCAGAAGCCACTTTTCAACTGAGAGATAAACATGGCGATCGCTATCAAGTAGATATTGAAATTAACGGAGCTAAAGCAGGTCAAAGAGAAGTTGTTCGGACAGGGTGGATTGTTGAACCAGGTTCGGATACTGCTAGATTAATTACTTTATATGTAAGGAAAAGATTATGACTAAGCCTGAATTATTTGATCTTGTTGAATTACTAGTTGATTTGCCTAACGAGCAACAAGTTATTGGTGCCCAAGGAACAATTGTAGAGTGTTACGACGGGGGAAACTATGAAGTTGAATTTTCCAATGAAAATGGAGAAACTTTGGCTTTATATACCTTAGCTTCTCACCAATTTATGGTAGTATGGCAGGCGAGAACAAAAAAATGGGTCACTACAACTGATAAGGTCACTTCTTTAATTAATTATCTTTCTGAGGAAAAACAAGAAGAACTTTTAAATTTTGCTCGTTTCCTATATCATCAAGCATAAAGAAAGAGTAAGAGTTGAGGAGTGCGATCGCTTTTTACTCCCTCTCAAGGAATCATGTCCTGGTTGGGATTTAATAAGCTCTGATTGAGAGCGATCGCTTTCCGTCGGAGGTTAACAGGATAAACCTAGTTAGTGATCGTCTTGAGAATTCGTTTTAATTTTAGGCTTAGTGAGGAGTGCGATCGCCCCCAATACCAAAACCGATAGAACCGATGAAGGTTCCGGTACTACTCTCACCTGTACGTTATCGATTACTAGTCCAGAGGAGACGATTCTATCTACATCGTCAACCACGACAAACCCCAGGGAGTAATCACCTGCTGAGAGGGTTTGAGAGAATACAGTTGTTCCCGTTGCTCGTGCAAAGCCCAATCCTCCCGTACTGAAAACGCTGTCACTTACACTCCCTAAGGTAATTACGTTAGCAGAGAGACTAGTATTGTTGACTAAAGTCAGGAAAGCCGTGTCATTCTTGGGTAAACTAGCATCGGTAACTTCATCAGTCAAGAAATTCCACTCAAAACTGAGGATATCTCCTGCATTAGCCGTAAAACCCACATTCCGCACTTCTTAGCTGTAACATTAAAGCAATATATTCACTCTGAAAGTATTGACGATTGTCTTAAGTATTTATGCTTAAGATTTTATTTTTTAGCGATTGCCGTTTTACAGCAGTTTTAGTCTAGACACACCCCCTACATCACGTTCACCTAAACATAGCTTAAAAATGTGCTATTTAACCCACTAATTAAACTGGTGTTATCTCCGACTACCCCTATAATATCGCCTGCATTGGTTGCGATCGCTGTATCCTTAGCTGCTGTCCCGTAAAAGTTAAGGCTTTTGTTTAAAGTGTAATTGCTAGCAGACCCCTTCAGTTGAATTTTATCTCCAGATCCTAGATCGACAATAATAGCGTAACCGTTATTACCATCGCCGTTGTAAAATACGGTGGATGAATGACCTAGAACGAAAAGATCAGAACCTGAACCCCCGATTAAAGTGTCTTTTTCGTTAAGTCCTATAGACCCATAGAGAGTATCGTTCCCAGCCTCCCCACTAAGGGTATCGTTCCCAGCCTCCCCACTAAGGATATCGTTCCCAGCCCCCCCATAAAATAAATCGTTTCCAGACCCTCTCACTAGCTATTCTTGCTATTTTTGTTCTAATCTTGCTCAATCTGAAAAAATGGTTTTCAATTGAAAAACTTAACCACAGAAACTTTATGTATGACAATATTTGTAAAGTTATTGCACAACAGTTTCCCACCGACTTAGCGCAGTGGCTTTTGGGTCAATCTGTTCCTTTTTTTGAGCGTGCTTGAACTATTGGACACCTGTCGCATCCATTCTCAGATATACGGCTACGAACTCCACAGGGTTTGAATGTTTGTGGCGGTAGCAATAGAGTACTATTTTGTTTATAGTCAATATTTACATTGTGTAAATATTCCGCATGAGATATGGTTGGGATAAAGAGAAAAACCGCCGCAATCTTGAACGGCATGGAATCACTTTTGAGGACGCAATACGAATTTTTGAGGGGGTGACTCTTGAAGAGGAAGATGACCGTTTCGATTATGGCGAAACTCGCATTTACGCCATTGGGCTTGTGAACGGGCTAGAAATAACGGTAATTTACACCGACAGAAACGATGATGAGAGACGCATCATTTTGGCTTGGAGAGCAGAACCTCATGAACGACGAGTATACTGGCGAAGCATCAATGAATGAAACTGGCACAGATTGGGATCGTCTGCATCGTATGAGCGAAGCAGAGATTCATGCCGCCATTAGCGGCGACCCAGACATTATCCCGACAAATGAGGCTTTTTGGGAAAATGCCGAACTGGTCATGCCGCAGCGCAGGCCCACCATTACGCTTAGCCTTGATGCTGATGTATTAGCATGGCTAAGAAATCAGGGCGATGATTATCAAAATCGTATCAACGCTATTCTACGGTCTTACATAAATGCCCAAGACGACGGAGTAAATTGACACTAAAGATAGCCAATTACAAAACTTAAAACCAATTGAAGAAACTATTAGGGCCCTAATTTGAAGTATATCACTCCACAAGTAGGAGTTTTTTCTATATAAGTATTTACCCGGACTTGATATTATCCAGTGGTGTTATTTTCCTTTGAAGAACCAAAAAGGCCAGAAAATGACAAATATATAGTAAGATTCCCAGATAAATAGGTATTAAACTTTAACTTTGTCAGTATTCAATTCAACAGGTTAAACTGGCGCGATTATGTGCGACAACCTTCTCCCATAGCAGCATTAATGGCAAAAATGCAGTTCGAGCCACAAGAGAGAGCAAGAGTCAAGTTAGACTGTTAGAGGATGATAGGGACGTGGGACCTGTTTCAGTGAGAGGCTTAAACTCTAGACACTTTTCCAAACAATCTGCAAATCCAGAACAAAACCCGACAGAATATCTTCCCCCGCTAGCATAGTAGAGGATTCCACAATTTCTACATCGCGTCCTGGTCGATAAATTTCTACTTGGCGGTTTTTCGGGTTAATTAACCACCCGAGTTTAACCCCCTGTTCGATATATTCCTCCATTTTTCTCTGGGTTTGTGATAGGTCATCGCTAGGAGACATTAATTCAATGACAAAATCAGGGACGATGGGGGGAAACTTTTCTTTTTCTTCAGAGGTGAGGGTATTCCATCTTTCCTGTTTAATCCAGGAGACATCCGGCGAACGGTTAGCCCCATTAGGAAATTTGAAACAGGTGGAAGAATCAAAGACTTCACCTAATTGGGTTTGTTCGTTCCAGACAACAAAGCGACTTGTTAGTTTAGCATTAAGTTTTCCTGTTTCCCCACCTGTGGGAGGCATAATAATAATTTCTCCTTGAGCATTACGTTCAAGCTTGGTGTCTGGATTTTTTCTACACAGTTTATAAAATTGCTCGTCGGTGAGTTGACAGACTGAGGAAAAGTCGAGAGTATAAGAAGCGATCATGGGGACTTAGATTCAGAAGGAATCACTCAGATTTTAGCATTCTTACTTGTAACGTTTCAATTGCCAACGAGGGATCTATCAGTATGATACTTCTAGGTGAAGGGGTTGGGAAATAATTATTACATCCCATCACCCTATAGTATTAAGTCCTAAAGTATGTAAACCAGGACAAAGAGAATGACCCAAACGACATCAACGAAGTGCCAATAGAGTTCAGCCGCTTCTACGCCGAAATGACTCACACTGGAATAGTGACCAGGACGTTGCGATCGCGCTAAAACAAACAGAATCAGCAGTAAACCTATGGTGACGTGGAGACCGTGGAATCCGGTCAACACATAGAAACTACTGGCAAAAAGATTAGTAGTCAGACCAAACTCGAGATGAAAATACTCATAGAGTTGTCCTGCTAAAAAGATAGCACCCATGACAGCGGTAATCGCAAACCAAAAACGCAAACCAGAAATATCATTTTTCTTGATAGCGCTTTGTCCGCGATGCATGACGAAGCTACTAGAAATCAGGATAATACTGTTAATTCCCGGTAAAAGCTTTTCTAATTCAGGAGTTCCCTCAGGAGGCCAAACCGGCAACATAGCGCGGTAGATTAAGAAAGCCGAAAATAGACCCAAAAAGATCATTCCTTCAGCCGCGAGGAATAAAACAACCCCGAACATACGGAAGTCGTGATGATGTCCGTGACCATTATGATCTGTGTGGGTTTCTGAGACAATAGGGTGATTTACTGTTGAACCTTGCATTGTTTCTCTATCAATTAATTACTGCTAACCTTCTGAAGCTACTTCAGCCAAGAGATCTTGAACCGATTCCGGTGCTGATGATTCGAAGTCGATACCGTATTCGTAGGGACCCGCCCATAATACTGGTTCTTCGGTAAAGTTTTCAATTGCAGGAGGCGAGGAAGTTTGCCATTCGAGAGTCAAGCTACGCCAGGGGTTACGTCCCGCTTCTTTACCCTTATTTATACTCCAAAGCACGTTGATCACAAAGGGAATGGTCGATAATGCCAGAATATAAGAACCCATCGTAACGACCAAGTTTAGTGGTTGAAATTCCACATCATAAAGGGCGATACGACGATTCATCCCCATCAAACCCAACTGGTGCATTGGTAAAAAGGTAATGTTTAAACCAATAAAAGTCATAGCGAAGTGGAGTCTTCCCAGGGTTTCATTGACCATGCGTCCAGTCATTTTCGGAAACCAGTGATATACCCCTGCGTACAAGCCCAAAACGCTACCGCCAAAGAGAACGTAGTGTAAATGAGCAACGATAAAATAGGTATCGTGAACGTGGATATCAAAGGGAACCGAAGCCAGCATGACCCCGCTTAAACCTCCAATTAAGAAGGAAGAAACAAAACCAATACCGAATAGTAAAGAAGTATTGAGGCTTAATTTGCCACCCCAAAGAGTACCGCACCAACTAAAGACTTTAATCCCCGTAGGTACAGCGATGAGCATGGTAGTAGCCATAAAGAACATCCGCAACCAACCGGGAGTACCACTAGTAAACATATGGTGCGCCCAGACGATCAAACCCAAAAAGCTGATAGCCAAACTAGAGTAGGCGATCGCTCGATAACCGAAGATGGGTTTACGAGAGTGTACCGGCAATACTTCCGATATAATACCAAAGAAAGGTAAAATCATGATGTATACCGCAGGGTGGGAGTAAAACCAAAACAAATGTTGATAAACAACGGGATCCCCACCACCCACTGGATTAAAGAAGCTAGTTCCTGCAATCAAATCAAATGATAGTAGGATCAAAGCCGCGGCTAAAACGGGGGTAGCGAGTAAAGCCAAAGCAGAAGTAGCGAGCATAGCCCAGCAGAATAGGGGCATACTGTGGATATCCATATCAGGAATCCGCATTTTAAGGATCGTGGTGATAAAATTGAGCGCTCCCAAAATCGAGGAGGTTCCCACAATCAAAATACTGAGAATCCAGATTTCTTCACCCCATTTACCACTTAGTAAACTCAGAGGAGGATAGGAAGTCCAGCCTGATTGAGGTGCTCCTACCAAGAAGCTGCTCAGTAACAAGATACCCCCAGGTGGAGTCATCCAAAACGCTAAGGCGTTCAAACGAGGAAAAGCCATATCCTCAGCCCCAACCATCAGAGGAATCAGATAATTAGCAAAACCCGCCCCCGCCGGCACGATCCAGAGAAAAATCATAATTGTGCCGTGGAGGGTGAGTAGCTGATTATAAAGTTCTGGATTAACTATGTTGGGTTCGGGGGTAGCTAACTCGGTGCGCATAATTTCAGCGAAGATACCACCGATAAAGTAAAAGAAAAAGGACATGACCAAGTATTGGATCCCAATTACTTTGTGGTCAGTACAAAAGGTAAAGTAGTCTTGCCACTTACGTTGTTTGGTGGTTGTAATTGCTGTGGTCGTCATCAGGAAGTTAGGGCTGTATTGCTTTTAATTGGGCTATTATTTCAGGATTAACTCCCATTTCTTGAGCGTAGGGAGCTAAGTATTCACCATCAGACATTTCACTTGTGTGGATAGCCATGGTTTTGGGTTCGAGTTCGCCTTGAGCGATCGTATTATCTTGTACCCACTGCTGATAATCTTCATCTGAGAGGACGTGTAGTACGGTTTTCATCCCTCCATGATAAGCACCGCAGAGTTCAGCACAAATAACTGGATATTCCCCTATCCGAGTCGGTGTAAAGGTAA is part of the Gloeocapsa sp. PCC 73106 genome and encodes:
- a CDS encoding DUF6883 domain-containing protein, which encodes MKLGEIVKKILIDPRKLIEYTLNLDNPKGANKAVMFERHLSFTKDNYELLLEQIYNQVLEAEATFQLRDKHGDRYQVDIEINGAKAGQREVVRTGWIVEPGSDTARLITLYVRKRL
- a CDS encoding cysteine synthase A, whose protein sequence is MDIKDGFVGTVGNTPLIRLKSFSEATGCEILGKAEFLNPGGSVKDRAALYIIQDAEAQGILKPGGTVVEGTAGNTGIGLAHICNAKGYKCLIIIPDTQSQEKMDTLRLLGAEVRPVPAVPYKDPNNYVKLSGRIASEMENAIWANQFDNLANRQAHYETTGPEIWQQTGGKIDAWVASTGTGGTFAGVALFLKEKNPEIKCVVADPLGSGLYSYVKTGKITIQGNSITEGIGNSRITANMEGVPIDDAIQVDDPEAIRVIYQLLRQDGLLMGGSVGINVGAAIALAKEMGPGHTIVTVLCDGGARYQSRLYNPEWLKTKGL
- a CDS encoding bifunctional orotidine-5'-phosphate decarboxylase/orotate phosphoribosyltransferase, producing MSFFEKLNQAIALNQSLLLIGLDPNPEMIPPKYLKGGKISKAQLRDWLTEAIAQTSDLVCAYKPTLGFYQALGVEGIELLIEILQIIPKHIPVILDAKHGDLNSSSRFAETIFEDWAVDAVTISPYAGQDQAIPFLLYPDKGVFVLCCTSNPGASILQEYPQSAFPLYLQVVREAKNWGTPEQIFLEVGTTQTEIISKIRAIAPERTLLLRSFWQEAIHKSDILSTGLSAKGEGLILPIPQDWLSETNLREKVITLNQEVNEIRAATNNYCDLWTSNVCLLQQHPHQELILQLYDIGCLLFGDFVQASGATFSYYIDLRKIISQPQLFHQVLHAYAKIVEKLTFDRIAGIPYGALPTATGLALMLHHPMIFPRKEVKAHGTRRMIEGHYQPGEKVVVIDDILISGNSALEGAAKLQSCGLIIQDIVVFINHERGVTERLQDQGYQAYAVMTISEISNTLYAAGRITEKQYQCLTDKNDNYGY
- a CDS encoding DUF3750 domain-containing protein → MSTDNHPLVQLRAAKIPFIGNIAVHYWLVTWHNQSVDRWEVWQRAHRCQHSWGHLHRNLMYYAQGVGNGASWVEAEWQGMEADLLIATIINSPDSYPYKYLYRYWPGPNSNTYVQWILNQAQTQYSLSSLGIGKDY
- a CDS encoding AraC family transcriptional regulator — translated: MSLIPSEKQNLIVIEVTKPNPTKEIFPDPPLLSGNHLGWNKVNVLHCRNRHDTPEHYSESNIIVVNLQTYPKNTWNIWLDGKCYEPDQQMGSLGIFPANTIIRSVSKDWVSFVSLLPDSMFFKTIAQEWIDPARGELIPQPFTQSDPFILGTGLALKSELESDALGGNLYYESMSVALAAHLLRQYSTSVPTIKVYQKGLAKNKLKQALEYLQEHLAEGVTLEAIAQELDISQYYFCHLFKRSMGIPPHKYLNQQRIERAKQLLAKEKLSIAEIGERVGFSNQSHFIKLFRRFIGMTPGNYREKSLNRTTNC
- a CDS encoding TIGR00297 family protein; the protein is MFSEFSINNPWLIGAGVNSFLLAIALITPKKLLTLAGLANAWLLGVIIWATLGLPGYVVVMFYFLVGSGVTRIGMAQKEAEGIAEKRSGARGPENVWGSALVGAICALATLWLEADWLLLLGYVASFSTKLSDTTASEIGKAYGQRTFLITTLQCVPRGTEGAVSLEGTLAGIVASAVIALVGWGVGLITPMGIIYCVIAAFVATTLESLIGATVQSKFTWLTNELVNVINTFLGAAIAIFLVYVNG
- the psbC gene encoding photosystem II reaction center protein CP43 — its product is MVTLSNSTLAGAGRDQMTTGFAWWSGNARLINLSGKLLGAHVAHAGLIVFWTGAMTLFEVAHYVPEKPMYEQGMILIPHLATLGWGVGPGGEVINTYPYFVVGVLHLISSAVLGLGGIYHAIRGPETLEEYSSFFGYDWKDKNQMTNIIGYHLILLGCGALLLVFKAMFFGGVYDTWAPGGGDVRVITNPTLNPATIFGYLVKAPFGGEGWIVGVSNMEDIIGGHIWIGLICIAGGIWHILTRPFGWARRALIWSGEAYLSYSLGALSLMGLIASMYVWFNNTAYPSEFYGPTNAESSQAQSFIFLVRDQKLGANIASSQGPTGLGKYLMRSPTGEIIFGGETMRFWDFRGPWLEPLRGPNGLDLDKLRNDVQPWQIRRASEYMTHAPNGSINSVGGIITEPNSFNFVNLRQWLAGSHFILGFFFLIGHLWHAGRARAAVAGFEKGINRKTEPVLSMPELD
- the cysC gene encoding adenylyl-sulfate kinase, which codes for MKQRGVTVWFTGLSGAGKTTITTAVAELLKEKGYGFEILDGDIVRENLTKGLGFSKEDRDTNIRRIGFVSHLLTRNGVIVLVSAISPYREIREEVRGTIGDFVEIFVNAPLNVCEDRDVKGLYKRARAGEIKSFTGIDDPYEPPLNPEVECRTDLEELSESVNKVFAKLQELGYIQEQIAVSV